One Microcaecilia unicolor chromosome 8, aMicUni1.1, whole genome shotgun sequence DNA window includes the following coding sequences:
- the LOC115476615 gene encoding chemokine-like receptor 1 has product MDSNLTLIINGGKGSKEEGTADIEKIMDYSQVFFYSVVFVLGVLGNGLVIWITGFKMQKTVNSIWFLNLALADFLFSLTRCIPLIKNGFFSYWPFGDFLCKTNSFLKYLNMFGSVFLLAFISLDRCTSVVLPVWSKNHRKPRLAWMISAFSWLLAVVASFPFCIFRSVILDSKNKTKCSLTLSIELSKNKEFNKQVLFFHRFISGFLIPFLIILSCYIIIAIKLKQKNIVKSKKPFKVILAIILTFFLCWTPYHIFLLLKLMNVKGLVMTIGSPLSSSLAYLNSCINPFLYFFMGLDFQKKVKQSIFSVFVRSLLDETVFSEQTKQRMRDTSIDRLAEMTITAS; this is encoded by the coding sequence ATGGATTCCAATTTAACTCTAATCATCAATGGTGGAAAAGGATCCAAGGAGGAAGGCACAGCTGACATAGAGAAGATCATGGACTATAGCCAAGTTTTCTTCTACAGTGTTGTGTTTGTCCTGGGTGTACTGGGGAATGGACTGGTCATCTGGATCACTGGATTTAAGATGCAAAAGACAGTCAACTCTATATGGTTCCTCAACCTGGCCTTAGCAGACTTCCTCTTCTCCTTGACCCGATGTATCCCCCTGATAAAGAATGGTTTCTTCTCTTATTGGCCATTTGGTGACTTCCTCTGCAAGACCAATAGCTTCCTAAAATATCTCAATATGTTTGGCAGTGTCTTCCTCTTGGCCTTCATCAGCCTGGACCGCTGTACTTCAGTAGTTCTTCCGGTCTGGTCCAAAAACCATCGAAAGCCAAGACTGGCTTGGATGATTAGTGCTTTCTCCTGGCTTTTGGCTGTGGTCGCCAGTTTCCCTTTCTGTATCTTCCGTAGTGTGATCCTGGACTCAAAAAATAAAACCAAGTGTTCACTCACTCTTTCTATTGAACTTTCAAAGAACAAGGAGTTCAATAAGCAGGTGCTATTTTTTCACCGATTTATTTCTGGATTCCTGATTCCTTTCCTGATCATACTCTCATGCTACATAATTATAGCCATCAAATTGAAGCAAAAGAACATTGTCAAGTCTAAGAAGCCATTCAAAGTCATCTTGGCCATCATCTTGACCTTCTTCCTATGCTGGACACCCTACCACATTTTCCTTCTCCTAAAGCTCATGAATGTGAAAGGTCTAGTCATGACCATTGGctctcccctttcctcttccTTGGCCTACTTAAACAGCTGCATTAATCCTTTCCTCTACTTCTTTATGGGCTTGGACTTCCAGAAGAAGGTGAAGCAGTCCATCTTTTCTGTGTTCGTGCGTTCCCTCCTCGATGAGACAGTCTTCTCTGAGCAGACCAAACAGAGGATGAGAGATACTTCCATTGACAGACTGGCAGAGATGACAATAACGGCTAGCTGA